The window GTTGCAGATAAGAAAACAACATTAATGGATGCATTTAAAATTGCAGATGATGTATTAAGACAAGGTATACAGGGTATATCAGACTTGATAGCTGTGCCAGGTTTAGTAAACTTAGATTTTGCTGATGTTAAAACTATTATGTTAAATCAAGGGTTGGCTCATATGGGTGTTGGTAAATTTAGTGGTGAAAATAGAGCTACTGAAGCAGCTAAACAAGCTATCCATAGTCCATTACTTGAGACATCAATAAATGGTGCAAAAGGAGTTTTGTTAAATATAACCGGTGGTTTAAATTTAGGTATATTTGAAGTAAATGAGGCAGCTGATATTATAAAGGAATCGGTTGACCCAGATGCAAATATTATTTTTGGTGCAGTTGTTGATGAAAATCTAAAAGATGAAATAAAGATAACAGTTATTGCAACAGGATTTGATAGTAATAATAACTCTGAAATTCCAAATCTACGTCCTACTAATGATATAATAAAAGAAACAAAAGAAGCAAGAGAAAATGTTGCAGTTTCAGAAGAAAAAAAGGTAGATGTTGATGATTTGGATATTCCAACATTTCTTATAAGAAAAAAGAATGAATAATAATTCCCTATTACTAATATAATTTTGAATTAGAAGACTCCAGTGAATTGAGGGTATACCGAGTTTGGTATATCGAGAATATAATGGACATCTTATAATTCAGAAGGTTGAAGTAGACTGTTTAATTTTCTATGAATAATGTGATAATATTTGTTTAGATGGTTTTAATCATAAAATTAATTCTTTGATTTTATGTTAAGTGCTTACTTATTGGAAAAAAATTGGAAAAAATTCCATTATTTTATCATTATTAGTATAGAACCTTAAATTTAATATAGAGTGTATCATTTACTCCTACAGATAAATTGAGTAGGAGTTTTTATTATTTTTGAAGGAAAATATCGTATTATTTACTGTTCACAAACTTTATGCATATAATATCTAATTTTATATTTTTAGATATTAATTAAAATAAAAGCATCAATAAGTGTAGAAATAATCGAAACTTTGAAGTGCGATAAACCATTTCGACTTCAGTTTATGACATAATTTTGAAATTATTTAGCGTATAATATTCATAAAAGGAGGACAACTGAATATTGTTTTAATATAAGCCCAGATTATTTATAGAAAAAAGTTATAAAAATAATCAGGGATAAGATTTATTTGCATAGATGTAATATTTATGTTCAAAGGGAGGTTTTAATTTGTATATCTATGCTGAATATTTAATAGCAGAAAACTTCTTAATAAATCTTATGATTTTATATTTATTGAAGGTTTTGACTAAATCAAAAGTTAGAAAATCCAGGTTGATAGTATCAGCACTTATTGGTGCAGTGTATACACTTGTTGTTTTCTTTCCTA is drawn from Abyssisolibacter fermentans and contains these coding sequences:
- the ftsZ gene encoding cell division protein FtsZ, whose product is MFEFDVDMEQFARIKVVGVGGGGNNAVNRMIDAEVKGIEFVAINTDKQALHSSKAEIKIQIGEKLTRGLGAGANPEIGRKAAEESRNEIHEALKDSDMIFITAGMGGGTGTGAAPIIAEIAKELGVLTVGVITKPFMFEGKKRMIHAEKGIKELKDRVDTLVTIPNDRLFQVADKKTTLMDAFKIADDVLRQGIQGISDLIAVPGLVNLDFADVKTIMLNQGLAHMGVGKFSGENRATEAAKQAIHSPLLETSINGAKGVLLNITGGLNLGIFEVNEAADIIKESVDPDANIIFGAVVDENLKDEIKITVIATGFDSNNNSEIPNLRPTNDIIKETKEARENVAVSEEKKVDVDDLDIPTFLIRKKNE